GGAAACGGTCCCGGCGGCCGCATCGCCGAGGTCCTGCGCATCCCCGCCCTCGGCAAGGACTGGGCCCAGCCCGTCTACAACGGCATCGGCGACCAGCAGCTGCGCGCACCTCGAGTTGGCCGTCCGGGACGGGGCTGCCGGTGAGGATGTCCCACTCGTCGCCGCGGTGTACTTGGACGGCGATGTGGATCGGGCCGTCGGGGCGGCTGCGAGTGCCGGGGAGCGGGGATCGGGGATCGGGCTGCGGAGGGTCTCGATGGCGGGCGTGAAGGGCCGGCACCGGGCGGCTCTCCTGCGCTGTCCCTGTGTGTCAGCGGACGAGCCGTCGGGCGTCCCAGACAAGGATGGAGGCGCTGCCCAGGTACCAGGTGGCCAGGTACCGGCCGTCGGGCGAGGTCCGCACGTGGTAGTCCTCGCCGCGGCGGTCCGGGGTGAACTCGCCGAGCAGTTCGCCGGTGTCGGTCCGGTGGATGCGGACGGTGTCCCCCGGGACGGCGAGCCAGCGGCCGCCGTCGCCGACGGCGAACCGGTGCGAGCCCGGGATGTGCAGGCGCTCCCGGCCGCCGGGCAGACCCAGGATCCGGACCCCGTCCAGGGTGACGGCGGCCAGCCAGCTGCCGTCGGGGGCGAAGGCCAGGCGGTAGACGGTCCCCGGTGACCTGGGGAGTTCGGCCTGCAGTTTGCCGGAGACGGGGTCCCACAGCCGGATCCGACCGTTCAGGTCGCTGACGGCGACGGTCCGGCCGTCCGAGGAGCAGGCCATGGCGCTGACGTGGGTGCGGGGCTCCGACTTCTTCCCGAGCCGTCTGATCGCGTAGGTCGTGCTGTCGATGACCGCGGGGCGGGGCGAGGTGTCGGTGGCGACCCAGGCACCGCCTGGGTCGAGGGCGAGTTGGGTGGTCCAGCCGTCGACCGACCGCAGGCGCCGGCCGGTGGCGGCGTCCCACCAGCGGGCGGCGTCGTAGTCTCCGGTGATGACCCGGCTGCCGTCCGGCGTGATCGCGCACACCTCGTGGATCCCCTCGGTCGGGCCCAGGACGTGCCGCACGCTCCGGTCGGCGACGTCGTGGATCCGGCTGGCCTTGTGGCCCGAGGCCGTCACCAGCCAGCTGCCGTCCGCCGCCAGGGCGACGTCCTTGACATACGACGGGGACGGCAGCACGCCCACCAGGGCTGACGTCAGGTCGGTGGCGACGCGCCCCGGGGCCTCCTCCCGCAGCTCCTGCCGGAGGAGCTCGGCCTCCGCCCGCAGGACGGCCTCGTCGGCCAGGGCGTCGAGCAGCAGCCCGGCCCGGAGAACCGGGTCCGGGCAGGCGCGGTGCTCCAGGCGGTGGGCGACGCGGTCCACGGCCCGGCGGGCCGCGTCGATCTCGGGGGTGTCGAACATCGCCAGCTCCGCGCGGAATGCGGCCACGCCGCAGACCCTGACCTTCGCGGCCTGCCAGCGGGGGTTTTGGACCAGTCGTACGGCGGCGGCGCGGTCGTGGGCGGCGATGTGCCAGGGCAGGTGGTGCCAGAGGTAGGTCTCGGCGACCGGCAGCTGCCACCAGTGGCCGCCCTCCGGCGGCAGGGTGACGGCCCGGGCGAGGACGCGGCGGTGCCCGGCGCGGATCTCCTCCGGGGTGCGGTGGGAGGAGATGAGGGCGTGCAGCCGTCCGGGGAACGTGATCCGCCGCACTCCGTCGCCGCCCCGGGGCAGGGCGACGAGTCCCCGGCTTTCCATCATCGGCAGGACGGTCAGGGCGGGGAGCTCCGGCGTGACGTCCTCCCAGCCGACGGCCAGGTCCGACAGCAGGATTTCGACGTCCGGGGGAAGGGCGGTGAGCGCCAGGACCTCGTCCCGGAAGCTGTGGAGGTCGCCCAGCGCCTCCCCCTCCGGGCCGCCGCCCCACTGCGCCGCCCGGGCGGCCGCTGCGGCAGCTCGGGCCCGTTCGTACCGTTTCCCGCGCCGGAACAAGTCCATGTGCCGCCCCTCCCCACCCGACTGGCGGCCAGTCAATCAGAGCCTCTGCCCGGTGTCGGCTCGTCGGCGCATGAGCCCCAGCGTCAACTCCCGCCATCCAGGGGGAGATCGGCTCGACCGGACCGTACGGCCCGCGCCAGCCGTGCCCTCCGGGTGGGTGAATGCGCACTGCTCCCTTTCCCGTCCCGTGAACTCTCGCGCTACAGTCATCGCACACACGTTCGAAAAATGGAGGGGTGCGAGCACACCGATGGGACGAGTCGCGAGCGGAGGACGCCATGGAGGTCTTCGCGCACCTGCACGTCGCCTCCGGTTATTCGCCCCGGTACGGCGCCTCCTCCCCGGCCGCCCTCGTCGAAACCGCCGCCGAGCGAGGCATGCGGGTCCTGGCGCTGACCGACCGGGACACCGTCACCGGATTCGTCCGCTTCGCCAAGGCCTGCGAGCAGCACGGCGTCCGGCCCGTCCTCGGTGTCGACATGGCCGTCGCCCCGCTGACGGCTGCGCGCACCGAGCGACACCGCACCCCGGTTCGCGGTGGCGCCCACGTCCGCGAGCCGCAGCTGCGCGTCCAGCTCCTCGCGCACAACCGGGCAGGCTGGACCCAGCTGTGCCGCCTGTTGTCCGCCGCGCACGCCACGCCAACCGACGGCTACCCGGTGGCTACCTGGGACCTGCTGCGTGCGCACGCTGTCGACGGCCTCACCGCCCTGCTCGGCCCCGCCTCCGAACCGGCCCGCGCGCTGTCCGCCGGCCGCCCGGACCACGGCCGGGAACTGCTCGCGCCCTGGCGCGACATCTTCGGCCCCAACCTGCGGCTGGCCGCCGTCTGGCACGGCCTGAGCGGCACAGGACCCGGCTCCCTGCGCTTGGCCGCCCGCACCGTCGGCCTCGCCGATGACCTGGGCATCCCAGCAGTCCTCACCAACGCAGTCAGGTACGCCAACCCCGAACAGCACAGGATCGCCGACGTCCTCGACGCCGCCCGCCTGCTCCGCCCGATCGACCGGCGCCGTCTGGACTCCGGTGAGCGCTGGCTCAAGGGGCCCCGGCAGATGGCCGCGGCAGCCGACCGCATCGTGCTCGCATCCGGCGCGGATCCGCGCCGCGCACGCCAGCTCCTCGCCGAGACGGCCGCCGTCGCGCAGCAGTGCACCCTGGACCCGCGCGCCGACCTCGGCCTGGGCCGCCCGCACCTCCCCGAACCGCACGTCGTCGGCGCCACCGACACCGCGGACGCCGCCCGGGTGCTGCGCGACCGCTGTGAAGCCGGCCTCATCCGCCGCGGCCTCGACCGCTCGGACGCCGCCCGTGCCCGCCTGGAGCACGAGCTGGACATCATCGGTCGGCTCCACTACGACACCTACCACCTCACCGTGGCCAACGTCGTCGACGACGTACGCGAGATGGGAATCAGGGTCGCGGCCCGCGGCTCGGGCGCCGGCTCGATGACCAACTACCTGCTGGGCATCGCCGTCGCCAACCCCCTCGACCACCACCTCGTCTTCGAGCGCTACCTCTCGATGCGCCGAACCGACCTGCCCGACATCGACCTCGACGTCGAAGCCGACCGCCGGCTCGAGGTCTACGACAAGATCTTCGCCAGGTACGGCCACGACCGAGTCGCCGTCACCGCTATGCCCGAGACCTACCGGGCCCGGCACGCCCTTCGCGACACCGGACTCGCCCTCGGTATCGCCCCTGGCGACGTCGGCCGCATCGCGAAGGCCTTCCCTCACATCCGCGCCCGCGACATCCGCGCCGCCCTGGCCGAACTGCCCGAACTCAAAGCTCTCGCCGCCCAGGCGCAACGCTACGGGCCCCTGTTCGAACTGGCCGAAGGACTCGACGCCCTGCCGCGCGGCATCGCCATGCACCCCTGCGGTGTCGTGATCTCCGACGCCGCGCTGCGCACCCGTCTGCCCGTGCAGCCCACCGCCGGCGGCAACTTCGACATGCTCATGGCGGATAAAATGGACGTCGAGGATCTCGGCTTGATCAAACTCGACGTCCTCGGCATGAGGATCCAGTCCGCCATGGCCCACGCCATCACCGAGATCAAGCGCGCCACCGGCCAGGACCTCGACCTCGACCAGGTCCCGCTCGACGACTACTTCGCCTTCAAGCTCATCCAGGACGCCCGCACGGTCGCCGTCTTCAACCTGGAGAGCCCCGGACAAATGGACCTCCTGTCCCGTTTGCAACCGCGCGACGTGCAGGACGTCATCGCCGATATCAGCCTCTTCCGCCCCGGACCAGTGGCCGGCGGCATGCCAGCCGAATACATCGCCGCCCGGCACGGCAACCCGCCGGCCTACCCGCACCCCGATCTGGAGCCGATCTTGTCGGACACCTACGGCGTGCTCATCTGGCACGAGCAGATCATCAAGATCGTCGCACGCATGACGGGCTGCGACGACGCCCTCGCCGAGTTGGCACGCCGCGCCCTCGGCGACGCCAATCGGCTGCCGCGAGTGGGGGCGTGGTTCCGCGACCGGGCCCTGGCCCGCGGCTACAGCGAGAACGTGGTGACGCAGGTCTGGGAGAAGCTGCGGGCCTTTGGAGCCTACGGATTTGCCCGCGCTCACGCTGTCGCTTTTGCCGTTCCTGCCCTTCAATCTGCCTATTTGAAGGCGCACTTCCCGGCAGCCCTGTACGCAGGCGTCCTCCAGCACGACCCGGGTATGTGGCCCAAAAGGGTCATCGTCGCCGACGCCCGCCGCCACGGCATCCAGGTCCGCGGCGTCGACATCAACCGCTCCGCCGCTACCCACCGCATCGAGCCCGCCGACGACGGCACCTTCGCAGTACGCCTCTCCCTGGCCGAGGTCCGCGGCATCACCGACGAACAGACCCGGCGGATCGTCAACGGCCAGCCGTACGCCAGCGTCCAGGAACTGTGGCAGCGCGCCCGTCCCGCCCGCTCGGTCGCCGAGCACCTCGTCAACATCGGCGCCCTGGACACCCTGCGCGGCACCGCCACCCGCCGCGACCTGCTGCTGCAGATCACCGAACTGCACCGCCAGACCCGCAACCGCCCCCTCGACGACGGCCAGCTCCCCCTCGACCACACCAGCCCGCTCAGTGCCGCACCATCCGGCCTGCCCGAAATGACCTCCCGCGAACGCCTCACCGCCGAACTCGACGTCCTGGGCATCGACGTCTCGGCCCACCTCATGGAGCACCACCACCAGCTCCTGCGCGAACTCGCCGTCACCAGCTCCCGCCGCCTGTCCACCCTGCGCACCGGCCAGCCGGTCCTCGTCGCCGGCGTACGCGCCGCCACACAAACGCCCCCGATCGCCAGCGGAAGGCGCGTGATCTTCACGTCCCTCGACGACGGCAGCGGCCTGACCGACATCGCCTTCTTCGACTCCAGCCACGACACCGTCGCAGCCACCGTGTTCCACAGCGCGCTCCTGCTGGTGCGCGGCAAGGTCCAGCGTCGCGGCCAGCGAGCGACCGTGGTCGGGGAACGAGCCTGGGACCTGGAAGACCTGGCCGCCGCCCGCCGCGATCAGGGGCCCGACGCCGTCCAGCAACTCCTCGGCGAGGCAGCGCCGCCTGCCGCCGCCGCGCCGGCTCGAGTCCTTCATCTGCCGAACGGCGCGCAGCTCCAGGCCTGGGCTGATCTGCTGCCCGCCGGCGATCGGACCGCGAACCTCAAGGCCTACACCAGTCCCGGATCGGCCGGCTGAATACCATGAACCACCGCTACGTCCTACGCGTCCATGCCCACGCGGCCCCGCACCCCGACCCGGCGCTCTACCCCCAGCTCCTCGAACTCCTCGAGAACATCACCCCCACCGTCCAGGCCCTGGAACCGGACTCCGCCGA
This sequence is a window from Streptomyces sp. NBC_00582. Protein-coding genes within it:
- a CDS encoding WD40 repeat domain-containing protein; protein product: MDLFRRGKRYERARAAAAAARAAQWGGGPEGEALGDLHSFRDEVLALTALPPDVEILLSDLAVGWEDVTPELPALTVLPMMESRGLVALPRGGDGVRRITFPGRLHALISSHRTPEEIRAGHRRVLARAVTLPPEGGHWWQLPVAETYLWHHLPWHIAAHDRAAAVRLVQNPRWQAAKVRVCGVAAFRAELAMFDTPEIDAARRAVDRVAHRLEHRACPDPVLRAGLLLDALADEAVLRAEAELLRQELREEAPGRVATDLTSALVGVLPSPSYVKDVALAADGSWLVTASGHKASRIHDVADRSVRHVLGPTEGIHEVCAITPDGSRVITGDYDAARWWDAATGRRLRSVDGWTTQLALDPGGAWVATDTSPRPAVIDSTTYAIRRLGKKSEPRTHVSAMACSSDGRTVAVSDLNGRIRLWDPVSGKLQAELPRSPGTVYRLAFAPDGSWLAAVTLDGVRILGLPGGRERLHIPGSHRFAVGDGGRWLAVPGDTVRIHRTDTGELLGEFTPDRRGEDYHVRTSPDGRYLATWYLGSASILVWDARRLVR
- a CDS encoding DNA polymerase III subunit alpha, encoding MEVFAHLHVASGYSPRYGASSPAALVETAAERGMRVLALTDRDTVTGFVRFAKACEQHGVRPVLGVDMAVAPLTAARTERHRTPVRGGAHVREPQLRVQLLAHNRAGWTQLCRLLSAAHATPTDGYPVATWDLLRAHAVDGLTALLGPASEPARALSAGRPDHGRELLAPWRDIFGPNLRLAAVWHGLSGTGPGSLRLAARTVGLADDLGIPAVLTNAVRYANPEQHRIADVLDAARLLRPIDRRRLDSGERWLKGPRQMAAAADRIVLASGADPRRARQLLAETAAVAQQCTLDPRADLGLGRPHLPEPHVVGATDTADAARVLRDRCEAGLIRRGLDRSDAARARLEHELDIIGRLHYDTYHLTVANVVDDVREMGIRVAARGSGAGSMTNYLLGIAVANPLDHHLVFERYLSMRRTDLPDIDLDVEADRRLEVYDKIFARYGHDRVAVTAMPETYRARHALRDTGLALGIAPGDVGRIAKAFPHIRARDIRAALAELPELKALAAQAQRYGPLFELAEGLDALPRGIAMHPCGVVISDAALRTRLPVQPTAGGNFDMLMADKMDVEDLGLIKLDVLGMRIQSAMAHAITEIKRATGQDLDLDQVPLDDYFAFKLIQDARTVAVFNLESPGQMDLLSRLQPRDVQDVIADISLFRPGPVAGGMPAEYIAARHGNPPAYPHPDLEPILSDTYGVLIWHEQIIKIVARMTGCDDALAELARRALGDANRLPRVGAWFRDRALARGYSENVVTQVWEKLRAFGAYGFARAHAVAFAVPALQSAYLKAHFPAALYAGVLQHDPGMWPKRVIVADARRHGIQVRGVDINRSAATHRIEPADDGTFAVRLSLAEVRGITDEQTRRIVNGQPYASVQELWQRARPARSVAEHLVNIGALDTLRGTATRRDLLLQITELHRQTRNRPLDDGQLPLDHTSPLSAAPSGLPEMTSRERLTAELDVLGIDVSAHLMEHHHQLLRELAVTSSRRLSTLRTGQPVLVAGVRAATQTPPIASGRRVIFTSLDDGSGLTDIAFFDSSHDTVAATVFHSALLLVRGKVQRRGQRATVVGERAWDLEDLAAARRDQGPDAVQQLLGEAAPPAAAAPARVLHLPNGAQLQAWADLLPAGDRTANLKAYTSPGSAG